The following proteins are encoded in a genomic region of Cyclonatronum proteinivorum:
- a CDS encoding SDR family oxidoreductase — MEQGGNGKQKGKRKSLRDSVVWITGASSGIGEAMAYDFSRMGARIILSARRTDELERVKRNCEGPEENIRIIPLDLSETDSLTGKASEAIACWGEVDVLLNNGGMSQRALAAEAEMPVIRRIMEVNFFGTIALTQAILPHFIARKSGYVIVISSVMGKIGTKYRSTYAASKHALQGWYDCLRQEMYEHDVDVSLVCPGFVKTSITLNSLTADGKTYARMGDGQSKAMSAETFSRKLIPKLEKRKAEIFIGGPEIATVWLKRLSPALLNAVLKRAKVT; from the coding sequence ATGGAACAGGGCGGAAATGGGAAACAGAAGGGTAAGCGTAAGTCATTGCGGGATTCGGTTGTCTGGATCACAGGCGCTTCATCGGGCATTGGGGAAGCGATGGCGTATGATTTCAGCCGGATGGGGGCGCGGATTATTCTTTCAGCGCGACGTACGGACGAACTTGAGCGGGTGAAGCGTAACTGCGAAGGCCCGGAAGAAAATATCAGGATTATCCCGCTTGATTTATCCGAGACAGATAGTCTGACCGGGAAAGCAAGTGAAGCCATCGCATGTTGGGGGGAGGTCGATGTGCTGCTCAATAATGGGGGGATGAGTCAGCGCGCACTTGCAGCGGAGGCAGAGATGCCCGTGATCCGCCGTATTATGGAAGTCAACTTCTTTGGCACCATTGCGCTCACACAGGCCATTTTGCCGCATTTCATCGCCCGTAAATCCGGCTATGTGATTGTCATCAGTAGCGTGATGGGGAAAATCGGGACAAAATACCGTTCGACCTATGCCGCTTCAAAACACGCGCTGCAGGGCTGGTACGACTGCCTGCGACAGGAGATGTATGAGCACGATGTTGATGTAAGCCTGGTGTGTCCCGGTTTTGTAAAGACGAGTATCACCCTGAATTCCCTTACTGCCGACGGAAAAACCTATGCGCGCATGGGAGATGGTCAGAGCAAGGCGATGAGCGCCGAAACCTTCAGCCGCAAACTGATTCCGAAACTTGAAAAGCGGAAAGCCGAGATATTTATTGGAGGTCCGGAGATTGCAACAGTTTGGCTCAAGCGCCTGAGTCCCGCACTGCTGAATGCTGTGCTAAAACGGGCAAAAGTGACCTGA
- a CDS encoding M48 family metalloprotease, whose protein sequence is MRAPTYPIHRTGFSMRGLFSVVLLVFLLWQTGCVALEQNPVSGTTRAFAFTWEQEIQIGREADQDIVAEFGIYENEELEAYIVELSELILAESHLRRPEASAQFRNTEFTFRLLDSDVVNAFALPGGFVYFTRGLLSHMNNEAQLSVVIGHEIGHVAARHASQRMLQQQIGQLVLVGGAFAGQEIFGVDAESIMNLGGTAAQLLFLSHSRDHERESDRLGVEYAARAGFDASEGAAFFRSLQRLSAQHGGGIPNFMSSHPDPGQREQSMHTLSQQWRDQGFEQTRRNERRFMEMIDGMTIGENPRNGFVRDAMYFHPELAFQYPVPSGWSVQNMPTQVVMFDNDQQAISIFTIEQDASNARAAVDRFTNQEGITVESSGTQNVGNIRGYRAIATATTQDGTALRLMVQGLEHNGQVYRFLNYAPAERYEGFQSAFSQIVSGFQTLTDESILNIQPARLQVVSADRVGPFSSFLPDQLPPGFTAESFAIMNQVELDETITRGQRLKLPRP, encoded by the coding sequence ATGCGCGCTCCAACATACCCAATTCACCGCACAGGCTTTTCCATGCGCGGACTTTTCTCTGTGGTTTTACTTGTTTTTCTGCTTTGGCAGACCGGCTGTGTGGCGCTGGAACAAAATCCGGTTTCGGGTACAACCCGTGCTTTCGCCTTCACCTGGGAACAGGAAATTCAGATTGGCCGCGAAGCCGATCAGGATATTGTTGCTGAGTTTGGGATTTATGAGAACGAGGAGCTTGAAGCCTATATCGTTGAGCTTTCCGAACTCATTCTGGCAGAAAGTCACCTGCGCCGACCGGAGGCTTCCGCGCAGTTCCGCAACACGGAATTTACCTTCCGCCTGCTTGATAGTGATGTGGTGAACGCCTTTGCGCTTCCCGGGGGCTTTGTGTACTTCACAAGAGGGCTGCTTTCGCACATGAATAATGAAGCGCAGCTTTCGGTTGTGATCGGTCATGAAATCGGGCACGTTGCGGCCCGGCATGCTTCTCAGCGGATGCTGCAACAGCAAATTGGTCAGCTTGTTCTGGTTGGCGGCGCGTTTGCCGGGCAGGAAATTTTCGGCGTAGATGCGGAAAGTATTATGAATCTCGGTGGCACAGCGGCGCAACTGCTTTTTCTGAGTCACAGCCGAGATCATGAACGGGAAAGCGATCGACTTGGGGTGGAATACGCTGCCCGTGCCGGATTCGATGCTTCCGAGGGCGCCGCTTTTTTCCGCTCTCTGCAGCGGCTCAGCGCGCAGCACGGGGGCGGCATTCCGAACTTTATGTCTTCTCACCCCGATCCGGGTCAGCGGGAACAGAGCATGCACACGCTTTCGCAGCAATGGCGCGATCAGGGTTTTGAACAAACCCGCCGAAATGAGCGTCGTTTTATGGAGATGATCGACGGCATGACGATTGGCGAAAACCCACGCAACGGCTTTGTCAGGGATGCCATGTACTTTCATCCGGAACTTGCCTTTCAGTATCCGGTACCATCCGGCTGGTCGGTGCAGAATATGCCGACACAGGTGGTGATGTTCGATAACGATCAGCAAGCCATCAGTATCTTTACGATTGAACAGGATGCTTCCAATGCACGTGCGGCGGTTGACCGCTTTACCAATCAGGAGGGAATCACCGTTGAATCTTCCGGTACGCAAAACGTGGGTAATATTCGCGGTTACCGGGCCATAGCAACCGCGACTACGCAGGATGGCACAGCGCTTCGGCTTATGGTACAGGGACTTGAGCACAACGGGCAGGTGTACCGCTTTCTCAACTATGCGCCTGCTGAGCGCTATGAAGGCTTTCAGTCGGCTTTTTCACAAATTGTGAGTGGCTTCCAAACGCTTACGGATGAATCTATTCTGAATATTCAGCCTGCCCGTCTGCAGGTCGTTTCGGCGGACCGCGTTGGCCCGTTCAGTAGTTTTCTGCCGGATCAGCTGCCGCCCGGTTTCACCGCGGAAAGCTTCGCCATCATGAATCAGGTGGAGCTCGATGAAACCATAACCCGCGGACAGCGCCTTAAACTGCCGCGTCCCTGA
- a CDS encoding TonB-dependent receptor family protein has translation MSYSTTIPLPKVLPDALKPAFRLTLLILLFTLGTLPAFVHASGLTGDLPKSTGTALSDTLRVELEDVRIEAARLTETSAEAPFAVTAIRIPEERRLTSPGLVLTEPLRGIPGLWVNDRNNFAVGERISIRGMGWRAAFGVRGIHILMDGVPLTMPDGQSIMTLIDPAFIRDVEVVRGPVSSFWGNAGGGALLMSTANFGTEPHVRARVSAGSFGYNKQDVEAGFEAGGNRYMIYGSRLWQEGFRDHSRFEAWRFGGHADITLDARSRLRLTAAVLESPVSDNPGALTADEASDTPDLAAPNNLAQNARKITRHGQFGARYRLLLDQGDLEVQTWGLARKLQNPLAFAWIQVDRLAGGLRSTLQQEYQDFSFGVGFDASIQSDSRRNWVNEAREGGDQGPLTLDQQEDVYSLAAFSRVKVPFGDFAFTAGLRADWFDFRNNDRFMQDGDDASGSRSFGALSPMAGISYQYGSWFSYLNFTTGFETPTTTELVNRPDMTGGFNPDLNPERTIALELGTRAGLDRFNLTLDAAVFTMYVDDVLQPFEAENERRYFRNVGATRHNGFEIFAEWMPVRLLTFQAGYSFSDLTFDSDALEQAGEGLKGNQLPGIPRHRLSGFAEVRQGGLMMRLEGEYSGSYYVNSINTAENDAYAVFNLNASWIALPLGERTRVTPFFQLNNLFDERYNGSVIINGFGGRFYEPSPGRNWQAGINVSFR, from the coding sequence ATGAGTTATTCCACTACTATTCCCTTGCCCAAAGTTTTGCCTGACGCCCTGAAGCCGGCTTTCAGGCTGACTCTTTTAATTCTTTTATTCACACTTGGAACTCTTCCCGCCTTTGTGCATGCTTCCGGTTTAACCGGTGATCTCCCTAAATCGACCGGTACAGCACTGTCCGATACCCTTCGGGTTGAGCTTGAAGATGTGCGGATCGAAGCGGCCCGACTTACCGAGACTTCAGCCGAAGCCCCGTTTGCGGTTACCGCAATCCGCATACCTGAAGAGCGCCGGCTTACGTCGCCCGGTCTCGTCCTTACCGAACCGCTCCGCGGTATTCCCGGTCTCTGGGTAAATGACCGCAATAATTTCGCCGTAGGTGAGCGCATATCCATCCGGGGGATGGGCTGGCGCGCAGCTTTTGGGGTTCGCGGCATTCATATTCTGATGGATGGTGTTCCCCTCACCATGCCCGACGGACAAAGCATTATGACGCTTATTGATCCGGCATTCATTCGCGATGTGGAAGTGGTGCGCGGACCGGTGTCTTCTTTCTGGGGCAATGCGGGCGGGGGGGCATTGCTGATGTCAACCGCAAACTTTGGAACGGAGCCCCATGTGCGGGCGCGGGTTTCCGCGGGCAGCTTCGGCTACAACAAACAGGATGTCGAAGCCGGTTTTGAAGCGGGCGGTAACCGCTACATGATTTACGGCTCGCGGCTCTGGCAGGAAGGTTTCCGCGATCACAGCCGTTTCGAAGCCTGGCGCTTCGGGGGGCACGCGGATATCACCCTCGATGCGCGTTCAAGGCTGCGCCTGACTGCCGCCGTGCTTGAATCTCCTGTGAGCGATAACCCCGGCGCCTTAACGGCCGACGAAGCATCTGATACCCCCGATCTGGCTGCGCCTAACAATCTGGCACAAAATGCCCGCAAAATTACGCGGCACGGTCAGTTCGGTGCCCGCTACCGGCTTCTCCTCGATCAGGGCGACCTCGAAGTGCAAACCTGGGGTTTGGCCCGGAAGCTGCAAAACCCGCTGGCCTTTGCCTGGATTCAGGTCGATCGCCTTGCCGGCGGACTCCGCTCAACCCTGCAGCAGGAGTATCAGGATTTCAGCTTTGGCGTCGGTTTTGACGCTTCCATTCAAAGCGACAGCCGCCGCAACTGGGTGAATGAAGCCCGCGAAGGCGGCGATCAGGGGCCGCTTACGCTCGATCAGCAGGAAGATGTGTACAGCCTTGCCGCTTTCTCAAGGGTGAAGGTCCCCTTTGGTGATTTCGCCTTTACAGCGGGACTTCGGGCCGACTGGTTTGACTTCCGGAACAACGACCGCTTTATGCAGGACGGAGACGACGCTTCCGGCAGCCGCAGTTTCGGTGCGCTGAGTCCTATGGCCGGTATCAGCTATCAGTACGGCAGCTGGTTCAGCTACCTTAACTTCACAACCGGCTTCGAAACCCCGACAACAACCGAGCTTGTCAACCGTCCGGACATGACCGGCGGCTTCAACCCCGACCTGAATCCCGAGCGAACCATTGCCCTCGAACTCGGCACCCGTGCAGGTCTCGACCGCTTTAACCTCACCCTCGATGCCGCGGTTTTCACCATGTATGTGGATGATGTCCTTCAGCCGTTTGAGGCCGAAAACGAACGCAGATACTTCCGGAATGTCGGCGCAACCCGGCACAACGGTTTCGAGATTTTCGCAGAATGGATGCCCGTTCGTCTGCTGACCTTTCAGGCCGGCTACAGCTTCAGCGATCTCACTTTTGACAGTGATGCGCTCGAACAGGCCGGTGAAGGCCTCAAAGGAAATCAGTTGCCGGGCATCCCGCGACACCGCCTGAGCGGCTTTGCAGAAGTGCGTCAGGGCGGGCTGATGATGCGCCTCGAAGGCGAATACAGCGGCAGCTACTACGTGAACAGCATCAACACCGCGGAAAATGACGCCTACGCTGTATTCAACCTCAATGCCTCTTGGATCGCGCTTCCCCTTGGCGAGCGCACGCGGGTCACACCATTCTTTCAGCTCAACAATCTTTTTGATGAGCGTTACAACGGCTCGGTCA
- a CDS encoding ATP-grasp domain-containing protein: MTEQKPGAFLADVALLTEHRYEAAEAAPDDWYLGNMLRDDALLQAALQKRGLSAVRIDWARKDVDWRQFRCAVFRTTWDYYERSAEFSDWLDRVKHETLLINPAEMIRWNMDKHYLADLDAKGVNIVPSVFMEAGSQADKLVSLMQENGWSKAVVKPCISGGAWHTYRVSPENAAAVSQKIAPVLQKQAFMLQPFMQSIVESGEDTLMVLNGAYTHAVRKRAAKGDFRVQDDWGGTVEAYTPSPAQIELAERAMAAVTPVPVYGRADMVRDGEGNWAIMELELLEPELWIRYHEPSAEPFADGIVNALHAFESGRTVKPAF, translated from the coding sequence TTGACTGAACAGAAACCCGGCGCTTTTTTAGCGGACGTAGCGCTGCTGACTGAGCACCGATACGAGGCTGCTGAAGCTGCTCCCGACGACTGGTATCTTGGAAATATGCTGCGGGATGATGCCCTTTTGCAGGCAGCGTTGCAGAAACGCGGACTCTCCGCTGTACGCATTGACTGGGCAAGGAAGGATGTGGACTGGCGACAATTCCGATGCGCCGTTTTCCGCACGACCTGGGACTACTACGAACGTTCAGCTGAGTTTTCTGACTGGCTGGATCGGGTGAAGCACGAAACGCTGCTGATTAATCCGGCGGAGATGATTCGCTGGAACATGGACAAACACTATCTCGCGGATTTGGACGCAAAAGGTGTGAATATCGTGCCTTCCGTATTCATGGAAGCGGGGAGTCAGGCTGACAAGCTGGTAAGCTTAATGCAGGAAAACGGCTGGTCTAAAGCGGTGGTTAAGCCCTGTATTTCGGGCGGCGCCTGGCATACGTATCGGGTCAGCCCGGAAAATGCCGCTGCGGTGTCGCAAAAAATAGCTCCGGTGCTTCAAAAACAGGCTTTCATGCTGCAGCCTTTCATGCAGTCTATTGTAGAAAGTGGCGAGGATACGCTGATGGTGCTGAACGGCGCATACACTCACGCGGTCCGCAAGCGCGCGGCAAAAGGGGATTTCCGCGTGCAGGATGACTGGGGGGGCACGGTGGAAGCCTATACGCCTTCGCCGGCGCAAATTGAGCTCGCAGAGCGTGCTATGGCGGCGGTAACCCCCGTACCGGTTTACGGGCGTGCCGATATGGTGCGCGACGGGGAAGGAAACTGGGCCATTATGGAGCTGGAGTTGTTAGAACCGGAACTCTGGATTCGCTATCACGAACCTTCGGCGGAGCCTTTTGCGGATGGCATTGTAAACGCGCTGCATGCTTTTGAATCGGGCAGGACCGTAAAGCCGGCCTTTTGA
- a CDS encoding PAS domain-containing protein, which translates to MSPDFEMLVMNAPVPFVWHKIIYDDAGKASDIEYLLVNKAYEKDTGITADEIVGKRLLEMLPGVRDEEFDWIGFYAEVAETGSSNSTQQFVAPLGKWYDIMAFSSKKGYFAIFLRDMSAEIQEKTKRQIDSVRLKQWGSLNTIYEVHTDLEGRYLYINEPFQQDFNVPSEKYLGKLSMDSIHPGDHQKTYQAMESLFRSPDEAVTLELRKPFRNGKIVSTTWSFHLIKDSHGRPEKVVCLGLDNHELNELREKARNQDLVLRELFEVLLAGYWDWNLIDNTEYLSPAFKKMFGYEDHELENHPDTWQALILPEDLIRVKAEFEKHVDSKGKVPFSLEVRYRHKDGSIVWVICAGRVIQWQDDGTPIRMIGSHIDITPIKQMEDELTENRQLLESILNTQREMICRYLPDTTLTFVNDAYCDAFGMTKEELLGKKFIDFIPDEDKPKALQHIASITPGTPVVTQSHKTRLPDGTLVVQEWNDTGIFDENGKAVSYQSSGIDVTQRFEAFEQLKESDDKFQDIMINLPLVVWLRDDRNEKILFVNKAYEDIWGRSVQSLYEKPASFTEAIHPNDLPRFEKAFRSFEKGGIFACDFRIFRPDKSIRWVSTKQYPVYNEQNEIVRYTGMAVDITPVKENELRVRKQNETLRQIAWEQSHIVRQPVAKVLGLVKLLKNETDLPDEQRNLFFDYLIQSTTELDEMIKKIVQKSNEVEFKVSKQEKTRKE; encoded by the coding sequence ATGTCTCCTGATTTTGAAATGCTGGTCATGAATGCACCAGTACCTTTTGTATGGCACAAAATAATTTATGATGACGCTGGTAAGGCGTCAGATATTGAATATTTACTGGTAAACAAGGCCTATGAAAAAGATACCGGCATTACAGCGGATGAAATAGTAGGAAAAAGACTTCTGGAAATGCTTCCCGGGGTGCGGGATGAAGAGTTTGACTGGATTGGATTTTACGCTGAGGTCGCAGAAACGGGCAGCAGTAATTCCACCCAACAGTTTGTGGCACCGCTCGGGAAATGGTACGACATCATGGCCTTTTCAAGTAAAAAAGGGTATTTCGCTATATTTCTGCGGGACATGAGTGCTGAAATTCAGGAAAAAACAAAGCGTCAGATTGATTCTGTCCGTCTGAAGCAGTGGGGAAGCTTAAATACCATTTATGAAGTCCATACGGACCTTGAAGGACGTTATCTGTATATCAACGAGCCCTTTCAGCAGGACTTTAACGTACCGTCTGAGAAATACCTGGGAAAGCTTTCAATGGACAGCATTCATCCGGGTGATCACCAAAAGACCTATCAGGCCATGGAGTCTCTTTTCCGGAGTCCTGACGAGGCGGTTACATTGGAACTCCGCAAACCCTTTCGAAACGGAAAAATAGTAAGCACCACATGGTCTTTCCATCTTATCAAGGATAGTCATGGCCGGCCCGAGAAAGTGGTTTGCCTTGGCCTGGACAATCACGAACTGAATGAACTCAGGGAGAAAGCAAGAAATCAGGATTTGGTGCTGAGGGAATTATTTGAAGTCCTCTTGGCCGGCTACTGGGACTGGAACCTCATAGACAACACCGAATATCTAAGCCCTGCCTTTAAAAAAATGTTCGGCTATGAAGACCATGAGCTCGAAAACCACCCCGATACCTGGCAAGCTCTTATTCTCCCGGAAGATCTTATCAGAGTTAAAGCTGAATTCGAAAAACATGTTGATTCAAAGGGGAAGGTTCCGTTTTCGCTCGAAGTCCGCTACCGTCACAAGGACGGCTCCATTGTTTGGGTCATTTGCGCGGGAAGGGTGATTCAATGGCAGGATGATGGCACCCCAATTCGAATGATAGGGTCTCATATCGATATCACACCCATCAAGCAGATGGAAGATGAACTCACCGAAAACAGGCAGCTTCTCGAATCAATTCTCAACACGCAGCGGGAAATGATTTGCCGGTACCTCCCCGACACAACCCTTACCTTTGTTAATGATGCATATTGTGATGCTTTTGGAATGACAAAGGAAGAATTGTTAGGGAAAAAGTTTATTGATTTTATTCCGGATGAAGACAAACCCAAAGCCCTCCAACATATTGCTTCTATCACCCCCGGCACACCGGTTGTTACCCAATCCCACAAAACAAGGCTGCCCGACGGTACGCTTGTCGTTCAGGAATGGAATGACACCGGAATTTTTGATGAAAACGGTAAGGCTGTAAGCTATCAGTCTTCGGGTATAGATGTTACGCAGCGGTTTGAAGCTTTTGAACAACTCAAAGAAAGCGACGACAAGTTTCAGGACATCATGATCAACCTGCCGCTTGTCGTCTGGCTGCGGGATGATCGGAATGAAAAAATCCTTTTTGTCAACAAAGCTTATGAAGACATCTGGGGCCGCTCCGTGCAAAGCCTGTACGAAAAACCCGCTTCATTTACAGAAGCGATTCATCCAAATGATTTGCCCCGCTTCGAAAAAGCTTTCCGGTCTTTCGAAAAAGGCGGCATTTTTGCCTGCGATTTTCGCATTTTTCGACCCGACAAATCCATACGCTGGGTTAGTACCAAGCAATACCCGGTTTACAATGAGCAAAATGAGATTGTCCGCTATACTGGCATGGCTGTTGATATTACCCCCGTAAAGGAAAACGAGCTGCGCGTTCGCAAACAAAACGAAACCTTACGGCAAATTGCCTGGGAGCAGTCACACATCGTGCGGCAGCCGGTTGCAAAGGTCCTCGGCCTTGTAAAACTTCTCAAAAACGAAACAGACCTGCCCGATGAGCAACGCAATCTGTTTTTTGATTACCTGATTCAAAGCACAACGGAACTTGATGAGATGATCAAAAAAATCGTCCAAAAATCCAATGAAGTCGAGTTTAAGGTCAGTAAACAGGAAAAAACCCGTAAGGAGTAA
- the gap gene encoding type I glyceraldehyde-3-phosphate dehydrogenase, with product MSKIKVGINGFGRIGRLVTRFLLSDFSDKIELVAVNDLTDAKTLAHLFKYDSVHGKFPGEVKAEDGYLVIDGKKIVVKADRNPENLAWGDLGITTVVESTGFFTSKEAAGKHLTAGAKKVVISAPAKGDVKTVVLGVNDSEIDTSIDIYSNASCTTNCLAPMVKVLDEAFGVEKGFMTTIHAYTGDQGTVDAPHSDLRRARAAAVNIVPTTTGAAKAVGLVLPHLKGKLDGGAVRVPVANGSMTDFTCVVKKETTLNEVLAAFKAAANGPLKGILEYTDEPIVSTDILGNPHSVIFDSAITKVDGTLVKVVGWYDNEAGYSARTADLIARLG from the coding sequence ATGAGTAAAATAAAAGTAGGCATTAATGGTTTTGGACGAATCGGCCGTTTGGTAACCCGATTTCTTTTAAGCGACTTCAGCGACAAAATTGAACTGGTAGCTGTTAATGATTTAACCGACGCTAAAACCCTGGCTCACCTTTTCAAATACGACTCTGTTCACGGGAAATTCCCGGGTGAAGTAAAAGCCGAAGACGGCTATCTCGTAATTGACGGCAAAAAAATTGTAGTTAAAGCTGACCGTAACCCCGAGAACCTCGCATGGGGTGATTTAGGCATTACCACCGTTGTTGAAAGTACCGGGTTTTTTACCAGCAAAGAAGCTGCCGGCAAACACCTTACCGCAGGTGCCAAAAAAGTAGTTATTTCCGCACCCGCTAAAGGTGACGTAAAAACCGTAGTACTGGGCGTAAACGACAGCGAAATTGATACTTCCATCGATATTTACTCGAATGCAAGCTGTACCACCAACTGCCTTGCCCCTATGGTAAAAGTACTCGATGAAGCTTTCGGTGTTGAAAAAGGATTTATGACGACCATTCACGCCTACACCGGCGATCAGGGTACCGTTGATGCGCCGCACTCCGACCTTCGTCGTGCCCGTGCAGCTGCCGTTAACATCGTACCCACTACTACAGGTGCCGCTAAGGCCGTAGGTCTTGTGCTTCCGCACCTCAAAGGCAAACTCGATGGCGGCGCTGTTCGCGTTCCTGTTGCCAACGGTTCCATGACCGACTTCACCTGTGTTGTGAAAAAAGAGACAACCCTCAACGAAGTGCTTGCTGCCTTCAAAGCTGCCGCTAACGGCCCGCTTAAAGGTATTCTTGAGTACACCGATGAGCCCATTGTTTCTACGGATATCCTTGGAAACCCGCACTCTGTAATCTTTGATTCTGCCATCACCAAAGTTGACGGCACCCTTGTTAAAGTCGTTGGCTGGTACGATAACGAAGCCGGTTACTCTGCAAGAACCGCCGATCTTATCGCCAGACTCGGATAA